In Drosophila willistoni isolate 14030-0811.24 chromosome XR unlocalized genomic scaffold, UCI_dwil_1.1 Seg41, whole genome shotgun sequence, the following are encoded in one genomic region:
- the LOC6642896 gene encoding uncharacterized protein LOC6642896 encodes MQKSDSSTLQRHHHPKRTQFTMAPSVCETSTKLPGSGQLAAGGGGGGGSAMAASVPAVGGSSSHSAIGTNKCGGSSLNGSLASYKMAGSEQSWPQAPVYSKENQRPPVYNPEDYVLSLRKFTKGSSSAKMQSIYDVTTNGKEEAYRSATLPAKHSDYKSPIPAPLESDSEMSLRQFGSITDLLTKLRADLRVSFPSFIQEFVATPSDGISHLLEVLRAIQMAQASNAPAPMAGATNSLAMSRNPQSYQRRALLDELSCLQCLSICCSRSLDAIARLGNTPVGLMPLASSATGQGIRARILALQLLASACDRQPFGNGNGGQKIASAGHTAVSEAMSTLRLRCSEPVRFRLLIGILNSGGGSGELQCAGIKFLNTFIESAVSIQQRLYIQAELFQAGLEPSTLARTISSSSPWLDALRIEIKRFNELHIDVDKMMAQARDAERVRSQMVILERRVQILHEEKAVLTSMERRLQERCAELQREIFRLQGAQQESNFKPVESHQPVALPRQVQPIAKAAKVNKQSCSEHEDEGISSSETGASLSPVPILVLPSKAKTLRKTTTTTATTKAAEKDDDEDDDDDDAATIEDVIEELDNIVSEAEKQIIGHSKKHTIHRPHVEQEIVPVNIVPQPPRKSRSLAHLVPRTDCSEQDGSEYGMLVLQHQPGDTAAAERLAAMQTFFDEGDYDAPETDQQPSYAMNSPSPDLPEATATATAYNASTNRELLDVIMNARHNEHDPTMQALRKSVQEDRPPQAEREREREREPTRERERPSNKVKAPAPAPPAQQFNGVFFMTGMNTPQKYPKPDITAALQARRVTKNVERLEAAFATHEAVNETAIVREKSRSNQQIYFTSNPAMRMQPETTTTPTAITTTYAAQGNSSRTRSYTQGSKVTDLPSGLY; translated from the exons TGACAGCTCCACGTTGCAGCGACACCATCATCCCAAACGCACCCAGTTCACCATGGCTCCTAGTGTGTGCGAGACCTCAACCAAATTGCCCGGATCGGGTCAATTGGCAGCAGGAGGAGGTGGTGGAGGTGGATCAGCCATGGCAGCATCAGTGCCAGCTGTTGGCGGTTCAAGCAGTCATTCGGCAATTGGCACTAACAAATGCGGTGGCAGTAGCCTAAATGGCTCATTGGCCTCCTATAAAATGGCTGGATCGGAGCAGAGTTGGCCTCAGGCTCCAGTTTATAGTAAA GAGAATCAACGACCGCCTGTCTACAATCCAGAGGATTATGTTCTATCACTACGAAAGTTTACCAAAGGCAGCAGCTCAGCTAAAATGCAATCCATTTACGATGTCACAACAAATGGCAAGGAGGAAGCCTACAGATCGGCAACCTTGCCAGCCAAACACTCGGACTACAA ATCTCCCATTCCGGCTCCACTAGAGAGCGATAGCGAGATGTCATTGCGTCAGTTTGGTTCCATAACTGATCTTTTAACGAAATTGCGTGCCGATCTAAGAGTATCATTTCCTAG CTTCATTCAGGAGTTTGTGGCCACACCCTCGGATGGCATTAGTCATCTTTTGGAAGTTTTGCGTGCAATACAAATGGCCCAGGCTAGCAATGCACCAGCACCAATGGCCGGAGCAACTAACTCCTTGGCTATGTCCCGTAATCCACAGAGCTATCAACGTCGTGCTCTGCTCGATGAATTATCCTGCCT ACAATGCCTAAGCATCTGCTGTTCCCGCTCTCTGGATGCCATAGCCCGTCTTGGAAACACACCAGTTGGTCTCATGCCTTTGGCCTCATCGGCCACGGGTCAAGGTATACGTGCCCGCATCCTTGCCCTGCAACTTCTCGCCTCAGCCTGCGATCGTCAGCCGTTTGGTAATGGCAATGGTGGCCAGAAGATTGCCTCAGCTGGCCACACAGCCGTCTCGGAGGCCATGTCCACACTCCGTCTGCGTTGCAGTGAGCCGGTACGTTTTCGTTTGCTCATTGGCATACTCAACAGTGGCGGCGGATCAGGAGAACTGCAATGTGCTGGCATCAA ATTTCTCAACACATTTATCGAGAGTGCGGTGAGCATTCAGCAACGTCTCTACATTCAGGCCGAACTCTTTCAGGCTGGACTGGAGCCCAGTACTTTGGCTCGCACCATTTCCTCGTCGTCTCCATGGCTGGACGCACTGCGCATCGAGATCAAGCGTTTCAATGAGCTTCACATCGATGTGGATAAGATGATGGCCCAGGCCAGGGATGCGGAGAGAGTGCGAAGCCAAATGGTTATATTGGAGCGTCGAGTGCAGATTCTGCACGAGGAGAAGGCCGTGCTGACCTCTATGGAGCGTCGCCTGCAGGAGAGATGTGCCGAATTGCAGCGTGAGATCTTTCGCCTGCAAGGTGCTCAGCAGGAATCCAATTTTAAGCCAGTGGAATCACATCAGCCGGTGGCTCTGCCGCGTCAGGTGCAACCGATCGCAAAGGCAGCCAAAGTCAACAAACAGAGCTGTTCCGAGCATGAAGATGAGGGTATTAGTAGCTCCGAAACAGGAGCTTCACTTAGTCCAGTGCCCATTCTGGTACTGCCCTCCAAGGCAAAGACCTTGAGAAagaccacaacaacaacagcaacaactaagGCGGCTGAAAAAGACgacgatgaggatgatgatgatgatgatgcggcGACTATCGAGGATGTCATTGAAGAGCTGGACAATATTGTTAGCGAGGCAGAGAAACAGATCATTGGCCACTCCAAGAAACATACCATCCATCGACCACATGTGGAGCAGGAAATCGTTCCGGTTAACATTGTACCACAACCGCCAAGAAAATCAAGATCTCTGGCTCATCTAGTACCCCGCACCGATTGCTCCGAACAGGACGGCTCTGAATATGGAATGCTGGTGCTGCAGCACCAGCCCGGAGACACCGCCGCCGCCGAGCGTCTGGCTGCCATGCAAACATTCTTCGATGAGGGCGACTACGATGCCCCCGAAACAGATCAGCAGCCGTCCTATGCAATGAATTCGCCCTCTCCGGATTTGCCAGAGGCCACTGCCACAGCCACTGCCTACAATGCAAGCACCAATCGGGAATTGCTCGATGTGATTATGAATGCAAGGCATAATGAACATGATCCCACCATGCAAGCGCTAAGAAAGAGTGTCCAGGAGGATCGTCCACCCCAagcagaaagagaaagagaaagagagagggaacCAACTAGAGAACGAGAACGTCCTTCTAATAAAGTTAAGGCACCAGCCCCAGCCCCACCTGCACAGCAGTTCAATGGAGTCTTCTTCATGACCGGCATGAATACACCGCAAAAGTATCCAAAACCCGATATTACAGCAGCTCTTCAAGCGCGAAGGGTCACCAAGAATGTGGAACGCTTGGAGGCCGCCTTTGCCACCCATGAGGCGGTCAATGAGACGGCGATCGTTAGAGAGAAGTCCCGCAGCAATCAGCAAATCTACTTTACCAGCAATCCAGCCATGAGAATGCAGCCCgaaacgacgacgacgccgacagcaataacaacaacatatGCGGCACAAGGGAATAGTTCACGCACCCGATCCTATACCCAGGGTTCCAAGGTTACCGATCTGCCCTCTGGCTTGTATTAA
- the LOC6642897 gene encoding alpha-tocopherol transfer protein-like encodes MTSSTSNLRPLSAGLQQIAVDELNEVPQRVARDIAALRDWLDKQPHLCSCIDEQFLLAFLRGTKFSLEKAKQKIDRFYTLQKAIPEVFNEHRLADDPQVLEIIRAGVILRIPLDEEDTGPAVTIIRACSYDLDKFKFQDIIRVGSMFGEIMMFEDDNATVSGYMEIMDMTGVTAANLFALQPQMLSKFSAYADEAMPTRQKGIHFLNVPGAFETGFNSLRSFFPEKIKNRVSVSSDPEAIFERIPRKYLPEEYGGTKGSIKDILEQMEAKILSYREYFQETQNYGCNEKLREDSNPLFQRPEESHFGADGSFRMLNID; translated from the exons ATGACCTCCTCGACTTCTAATTTGCGACCCCTTTCGGCCGGTTTGCAGCAGATAGCAGTTGATGAGTTGAACGAGGTTCCCCAACGGGTGGCCAGAGATATTGCAGCCTTGCGGGATTGGCTGGATAAGCAACCGCATCTTTGCTCCTGCATTGATGAGCAATTCCTTTTGGCCTTTCTGCGTGGCACCAAATTCAGTTTGGAGAAGGCCAAACAAAAAATCGATCGATTCTATACACTGCAAAAGGCCATTCCAGAAGTATTCAACGAACATCGTTTAGCCGATGATCCGCAGGTCTTGGAGATTATACGTGCTGG ggTAATATTACGTATACCTCTAGATGAGGAGGATACAGGTCCAGCTGTAACGATAATACGTGCCTGCTCCTATGACTTGGATAAATTCAAGTTTCAGGACATTATACGAGTCGGCTCAATGTTCGGTGAGATTATGATGTTTGAGGATGATAATGCTACAGTCAGCGGTTATATGGAGATAATGGATATGACTGGGGTGACGGCAGCCAATCTGTTTGCACTCCAGCCGCAAATGCTGAGCAAATTCTCGGCCTATGCAGATGAGGCAATGCCAACAAGACAAAAGGGTATACATTTCCTTAATGTACCCGGAGCCTTTGAGACTGGCTTTAATTCGTTGCGCTCTTTCTTTCCGGAAAAGATTAAGAATCGG GTCTCTGTCAGCTCAGATCCAGAGGCAATTTTCGAGCGCATTCCACGCAAATATCTGCCAGAAGAATACGGCGGAACGAAGGGCTCCATTAAAGATATACTGGAACAAATGGAAGCAAAAATCTTAAGCTATCGTGAATACTTTCAGGAGACCCAAAACTATGGCTGCAATGAGAAACTACGAGAGGACAGCAATCCGCTATTCCAGCGACCCGAGGAGAGTCATTTCGGAGCGGATGGTTCCTTTCGCATGTTAAACATCGACTGA
- the LOC6643185 gene encoding alpha-tocopherol transfer protein, with translation MPEIRPLSPELQKNAIELLNEVPDRIDNDIAALRQWIKQQPHLKSRTDDQFLVNFLRGCKYSLEKTKAKIDRFYTLRTKYPEYYLAHNVDVEKCLELFRLGVIVVLPRPLNDNGPRLAFMRSGVYNPDVHSFQEINRACMTMQQIMLDEDDVAIVNGLISILDLADVGMGHFLQMTPAIAKKMTVYQEEALPLRPQGTHFINTPGGFDRVFNIFKPMLSQKQQQRLYVHGSKWESLYDKIPKKYLPVEYGGENGSIPEIIKEWEQRILAYKGYWEEEKNYGTDERLRPGKPIDFDNLFGMEGSFRQLNVD, from the exons ATGCCTGAGATACGTCCACTTAGTCCAGAATTGCAAAAGAATGCCATTGAGCTGCTTAATGAGGTACCAGATAGAATCGACAATGATATTGCCGCTTTGAGGCAATGGATCAAACAGCAGCCCCATCTAAAGTCCCGGACCGATGATCAGTTTCTGGTCAATTTTTTGCGTGGCTGTAAATACAGTCTGGAAAAGACCAAGGCAAAGATTGATCGTTTCTATACATTGCGTACCAAATATCCGGAATACTATTTAGCTCACAATGTGGATGTGGAAAAGTGTTTGGAACTTTTTCGCTTGGG AGTTATTGTTGTCCTACCACGACCTTTGAACGATAATGGACCACGTTTGGCCTTCATGAGATCCGGTGTCTATAACCCTGATGTGCATAGCTTTCAGGAAATCAATCGAGCCTGCATGACAATGCAACAAATTATGCTTGACGAGGATGATGTGGCCATTGTGAATGGCTTAATAAGCATATTGGATCTGGCCGATGTCGGTATGGGACATTTTCTGCAGATGACACCGGCGATTGCCAAAAAGATGACTGTCTATCAGGAGGAAGCCTTGCCATTGCGACCACAAGGAACACATTTTATTAATACACCAGGTGGCTTTGACAGGGTATTTAACATCTTTAAGCCCATGTTGTcccagaagcagcagcaaaga CTTTATGTGCATGGCAGCAAATGGGAATCCTTGTATGACAAGATCCCAAAGAAATATCTACCTGTGGAATATGGCGGTGAGAATGGATCTATTCCCGAAATTATCAAAGAGTGGGAGCAACGAATTTTGGCCTACAAGGGCTATTGGGAGGAGGAGAAAAACTATGGAACAGATGAACGTTTACGTCCGGGCAAACCAATCGATTTCGATAATCTCTTTGGCATGGAGGGCTCTTTCAGACAGCTAAATGTGGATTAA
- the LOC6643188 gene encoding ATP-dependent RNA helicase A, with the protein MRKDCLIVGLCLLGVIVVAGDDHWVWRRERSFRDIDRTASIRNSYDNKLRREPTTRRPLPGEPENDEIEDYADMVDSTTTRGSPTPNVGTRQYNPYGGGQQNAGQSGIGGFGGFNGGFNGGNPGVLVGPGGPTGIIGRQPLYPNLYQPGYGGFNGGVGGGAGGYPAIYGGLPGAGAGAGYPGTGYVPGYPGAQLGTGQGLGQYPGGIQYPYQSYPGAGIGGGDFNGQQFNGQYPGYPGAQQFGAAGPQYTEGYGLAGVGLGQLGLGGPGNFGFDEKTPAAAEGKSAKSVDISIASKVSDKLIKKL; encoded by the coding sequence ATGCGAAAAGATTGCCTCATTGTCGGTCTCTGTCTACTTGGAGTGATTGTGGTCGCCGGCGATGATCATTGGGTCTGGCGCAGAGAACGATCCTTTCGTGACATTGATCGGACAGCGTCGATAAGGAATTCCTATGACAATAAACTGAGACGGGAGCCAACCACACGACGACCTCTACCCGGTGAGCCGGAAAACGATGAAATTGAGGACTATGCTGATATGGTGGACTCAACCACCACGAGAGGATCACCAACACCCAATGTGGGAACGCGACAATATAATCCCTATGGAGGTGGTCAACAGAATGCTGGACAATCTGGAATTGGCGGATTTGGGGGATTTAATGGTGGATTTAATGGTGGCAATCCAGGCGTATTGGTTGGACCTGGTGGACCAACAGGCATCATTGGACGTCAACCGTTGTACCCGAATCTATATCAGCCTGGTTATGGTGGCTTCAATGgcggtgttggtggtggtgctggtggctATCCGGCCATTTATGGCGGTTTGCccggagctggagctggagcagGTTATCCAGGCACTGGCTATGTACCCGGCTATCCAGGTGCCCAATTGGGCACTGGACAAGGACTTGGCCAATATCCTGGAGGCATACAATATCCCTATCAAAGCTATCCTGGTGCTGGCATTGGTGGTGGCGACTTTAATGGCCAACAGTTTAATGGACAATATCCAGGCTATCCCGGTGCACAGCAATTTGGAGCAGCGGGACCCCAATATACAGAGGGTTATGGCTTGGCCGGTGTCGGCCTGGGACAATTGGGTCTAGGTGGTCCTGGTAATTTTGGTTTCGATGAGAAAACTCCAGCGGCAGCCGAAGGCAAAAGCGCCAAAAGTGTTGATATCTCCATTGCCTCCAAAGTGAGCGATAAGCTGATTAAGAAGTTATAA